The genome window TATGCGGCCTAATGCAAACCAATCGACCAGCAACAATGCCAAAGGAAGCATCATTCCAATCCCTTTGCTCAAAGACGCCAGCATAAAGAAGAGAAGCGGAGCCCCCAAGCATCGCCGCTTACGATTTCCAGCGTTTAAATAAAAAAGAATCGTTAACAGATAAAATGTTCCCCCCAGCAAATACCCTCGAGTGGAAAGCCATGCCACCGGCTCAACCCGTAAGGGGTGAACCGCATAAAAAAGAGCCCCGAACACCCCCGATAACAATCCTGAAAGGCCATCTGCCTTGTTCAGAAAAAACATGCAGATCAGGAATACCAGTCCACTATTAACTACATGCAGCAACCAGTTGGTGACATGCCAACCATGAGGATTCATGCCCCATATCAAGTAATCAAAAGCGTAACTGATCCAGCTCAACGGTTGCCAATGTCCACAGAAAAACGTAGAGCTCATCCATTTAAGATTTTCCCATCCCAAACCACGAAACTTGTAGTTCTCAAGCAATAAAACATGATCGTCCCAGTTTAGAAAATCTCCTTTCAAAATCGGGAAAAACACAATCGCTGTCACAAAAGAAACAAAGACAGCACCCCATAAAGTATTTTTATTAATTTTCATCCACTCACCACCAGACTCGATAATTACCCTCGAGCTGAAAAGCGTTTTCAATGTGACGAATCTCGCTGGGCTCATCGATCACTTCGACAATATCAAACCGGATAAAAGGAGGTCGAAGTTTTCGCTTCTGAAGGAAAGTAACAGCTGCTCGTGACAACTTGCGGCGCTTATCGCGATTCACTGCCGCAGCGGGCCTCCCGTAACATTCCGTTTTGCGGGTTTTCACTTCAACAAAAACCATCGTCTCTCCCTCCCGGGCGATCAAATCGATTTCATCGTGTTTCCCAACACGAACCCGACGGCCGAGTATTTTATACCCGGATTTTTTCAGAAAACGTTCGGCCTGCTTTTCCCCGCGACGCCCCGTTTTCAGATGCGCCGCCTCATCCCTGAACCAACTGACAAACCGTTTCAAAAAAGTTCCCCCTGATTCAGCTCGGAAATGGGGCGGAATGTCTTACGATGACAGTCCAGCGGGCCGTGCTCCCGAATCGCCTTCAGATGCATTTTCGTCCCATACCCTTTATGAGCCGCAAACCCATATTCAGGATGCTTTTTATCCAGCTCAAGCATCAATCGATCACGAGTCACCTTTGCAATAACCGATGCCGCGGCGATAGAAAGACTCTTTGCATCGCCCTTGATAATATTCTTTGAATCACAAGGCAGTCCGCGCACTGGACTTCCATCCACCAAGGCCAGATCCGGAAGACGATCGAGTCCGCTCAGCGACTCTGCCATCGCCTTCCAGGTGGCCTGCAGAATATTGATAGAATCAATTTCTGAAGGCTCGATAACTGAAAAAGCAGTATGTGCGAAAGGACACGCCATCAGCTGCTCAAAAAACAACTCACGTTTCCTTTCAGTAAGCGCTTTAGAATCCGTAAGGCCGGCAAAGGCCTCCCCGCCAGCAAGCGGCTCGCGCTCGAACACAACCGCGGCGGCAACAACCGGACCGGCCAAAGGACCTCGTCCGGCCTCATCCACTCCGGCAACAAAAAAGAGGCCTGAATTCCAGGCCTCTTTTTCAAATGCAAGCATGTCCATGGACCTGCCTTATACGCGACGCTCTTTGATGCGGGCTTTTTTACCCTTGAGATCACGCAGGTAGTAGAGTTTCGCGCGACGAACTTTACCGAGGCGAACCACATCAATCTGCACGACATTCGGGCTCTGCAACGGGAATACACGCTCAACACCTTCACCAAAAGCAACACGGCGAACAGTAATGGTTTCGGTCACACCGGAACCGTTACGGGCAATCACCACTCCGGTGTAGTTCTGGATACGCTCTTTGGCGCCTTCTTTAATATTCACATGCACACAAACGGTGTCGCCGATCCGAAACTGCGGAATTTCTTTGGTGCATTGCTCAGCGCCGATTTTTTCTACGATCGTGTTCATAATTCTTCTCTTTCTTCAAATTCTCAAAAGCGAGCAGTGGATAGTACCGAAATGCGCCTTCCGGTCAAGCGTCATCTGCACTTTATGAACCCCTGTTTTTCTGCCCAACAACAGCCATATCCGGATCTCAACTCTGCTTCAGGATCTGACGCAGAAACCCGGCAGTAACGGGCATTTTCTCAATTTTTTTGAGCGCCTCATCAGTTTTTCGGCCCACAGCATCCGTCAGCGCAGAAATCGTATCTTCAGAACAGAGAAGCTCCTCTGCCCCCGCATACACCAAAGGCCAGGTCCGACGATGATCACGAACATCATCCGGAACCTCGCCGGTTTCCTGCCAGCAGGCAATACTTTTCAGGTCATTCTTAAGCTGGAATGAAATACCGGCAGCCAGACCAGCCCCATCAAGCTCCGGCAAATGCATACCGGAACAGACTTCAGCCAGCCTCAGAGGAAGCAGAAAAGTATAACCGCCGGTTTTAAGCGCATAGATTTCTTCGATCTGATCCGTATCCAACGCATGGACTGGCTTCTGAGCCACCTGCATTTCAAGTAATGCGCCGCGGGCGGTCTCCTGCGCAGCCTGCATAAAACAACACAGCATCTCCTGCCGCATCTTTTCCGGAACATCTGCTTTCAGCACATTCTCGATAGCCATCGAGAACAGGAGATCTCCAGCAACCAGCGCAAAATCCTCTCCAGCAAACCCTTCAGACGGGTTTTTCTGAAACCATTGCTCAACTGCGCAATGCAGCGTCGGACAGCCCCTGCGAACCGCGGAACGATCGATTAAGTCATCGTGAATCAAAATAAAACTGTGCACCAGCTCAAGTGCCAGCGCAACACTGGACAATTTTGGAAAAGGTTCCACGCCGAAATCTCGACATGCCGCAGCAAACAACAATGGACGAATGCGCTTCCCGGGCGCAAGAAGAGTGCTGCGCAGCACTTCAAACCCTGCCGGATTTTCAGAAGCCACTGCCTGCCAACAGGAATGACCCGTCAAATGGTCTTTAATCAGGTTTTCAATATACACCGTATCTTTTTGCATTGATCGGCAATATACCTTAGTCTTTCGATCATGAACAGCAAAACGGTCATCATTGGCGCCGGTTTTGCCGGACGTCAGGCCTGCCGCATCCTGTCCCGGACCG of Tichowtungia aerotolerans contains these proteins:
- a CDS encoding YraN family protein, giving the protein MKRFVSWFRDEAAHLKTGRRGEKQAERFLKKSGYKILGRRVRVGKHDEIDLIAREGETMVFVEVKTRKTECYGRPAAAVNRDKRRKLSRAAVTFLQKRKLRPPFIRFDIVEVIDEPSEIRHIENAFQLEGNYRVWW
- a CDS encoding ribonuclease HII, yielding MDMLAFEKEAWNSGLFFVAGVDEAGRGPLAGPVVAAAVVFEREPLAGGEAFAGLTDSKALTERKRELFFEQLMACPFAHTAFSVIEPSEIDSINILQATWKAMAESLSGLDRLPDLALVDGSPVRGLPCDSKNIIKGDAKSLSIAAASVIAKVTRDRLMLELDKKHPEYGFAAHKGYGTKMHLKAIREHGPLDCHRKTFRPISELNQGELF
- the rplS gene encoding 50S ribosomal protein L19; the protein is MNTIVEKIGAEQCTKEIPQFRIGDTVCVHVNIKEGAKERIQNYTGVVIARNGSGVTETITVRRVAFGEGVERVFPLQSPNVVQIDVVRLGKVRRAKLYYLRDLKGKKARIKERRV
- a CDS encoding polyprenyl synthetase family protein, whose amino-acid sequence is MQKDTVYIENLIKDHLTGHSCWQAVASENPAGFEVLRSTLLAPGKRIRPLLFAAACRDFGVEPFPKLSSVALALELVHSFILIHDDLIDRSAVRRGCPTLHCAVEQWFQKNPSEGFAGEDFALVAGDLLFSMAIENVLKADVPEKMRQEMLCCFMQAAQETARGALLEMQVAQKPVHALDTDQIEEIYALKTGGYTFLLPLRLAEVCSGMHLPELDGAGLAAGISFQLKNDLKSIACWQETGEVPDDVRDHRRTWPLVYAGAEELLCSEDTISALTDAVGRKTDEALKKIEKMPVTAGFLRQILKQS